In one window of Saprospiraceae bacterium DNA:
- a CDS encoding ferritin has translation MLEKSIETALNAQLEKEAFASYSYLAMAAWCDQQSLDGCAQFFYRQSDEERMHMMKILHYLIERNGEITIPALQKPESGFKNIQEVFQMTFKQEQSVTQSINELINIAQKVQDHSTQNFLQWYVTEQREEEATIMKILDRIKLIGEGALSLYYIDQEVEKINKQIMAEEGGADA, from the coding sequence ATGCTCGAAAAATCAATTGAAACCGCATTGAATGCACAGTTGGAAAAAGAAGCTTTTGCCAGTTACAGCTATTTGGCTATGGCTGCATGGTGCGATCAGCAAAGTCTGGACGGATGTGCCCAGTTTTTTTATCGGCAATCGGACGAAGAACGCATGCACATGATGAAAATCCTTCATTACCTGATTGAACGAAATGGAGAGATTACTATACCAGCATTGCAAAAACCTGAATCCGGCTTTAAAAATATTCAGGAAGTATTTCAGATGACGTTCAAACAGGAACAATCGGTTACGCAGTCCATCAATGAACTCATCAACATCGCACAAAAAGTGCAGGATCACTCCACTCAAAATTTCTTGCAGTGGTACGTCACTGAGCAACGCGAAGAAGAAGCCACCATTATGAAAATTCTGGATCGCATCAAGCTGATTGGTGAGGGGGCATTAAGTTTGTATTATATCGACCAGGAGGTTGAAAAAATAAACAAACAGATCATGGCAGAAGAAGGAGGAGCAGATGCATGA
- a CDS encoding T9SS type A sorting domain-containing protein, with protein sequence MKLVNLLFVSLLFSAFAHAQKITPAVISNGGHYQKTGSVSLEWTLGEFMVETLNGPTNKITQGFHQTNITLVSTSNPGIEGLSVYPNPFIDQIVIENSGPSEILFHLMSIDGKCVESKIFGNGTNLWQLNSIAPGVYLIEATDQSKRQQFVIEKIH encoded by the coding sequence ATGAAATTGGTGAATCTTTTGTTTGTATCATTATTATTTAGTGCTTTCGCTCATGCTCAAAAAATTACACCGGCTGTAATTTCAAATGGCGGGCATTACCAAAAAACAGGGAGTGTTAGTTTAGAGTGGACCTTGGGTGAGTTTATGGTTGAAACTTTAAATGGTCCGACGAATAAAATCACACAGGGATTTCACCAAACCAACATCACACTGGTTTCCACTTCAAATCCCGGCATTGAAGGACTGTCCGTTTATCCAAATCCATTTATAGACCAGATCGTCATTGAAAATTCGGGGCCTTCTGAAATTCTATTTCACTTGATGAGTATCGATGGTAAATGCGTCGAATCAAAGATTTTTGGAAATGGCACTAACCTTTGGCAACTCAATTCAATAGCCCCGGGAGTTTACTTGATAGAGGCTACAGATCAAAGCAAACGCCAACAATTCGTAATCGAAAAAATACATTAA
- a CDS encoding low molecular weight phosphotyrosine protein phosphatase: protein MKILMVCLGNICRSPMAQGVLESLLEKYKLHWQIDSAGTNGFHNGEAPDPRAIKAIGKRGIDISRQISRKIRYEDLDEFDLLLAMDETNLHYLNSMCKNDHQKNKLKLLLAFNDDPKFKNIPDPYYDNSFDHALDLIEKACESLVANIQKH from the coding sequence ATGAAGATACTCATGGTTTGTCTGGGCAATATTTGCCGGTCGCCAATGGCACAGGGAGTCCTTGAATCCTTGCTCGAAAAATACAAGCTCCATTGGCAAATTGATTCTGCTGGAACCAATGGATTCCATAATGGTGAAGCTCCCGATCCAAGAGCAATAAAAGCAATCGGTAAAAGAGGCATTGACATTTCCAGGCAGATCTCCAGAAAAATCCGTTATGAAGACCTGGATGAATTTGATTTGTTGCTGGCTATGGATGAAACAAATCTGCATTATCTGAATTCTATGTGTAAAAATGATCATCAAAAAAACAAACTCAAATTACTTTTAGCATTCAATGATGATCCAAAATTTAAAAACATACCCGATCCATACTACGACAACAGTTTTGATCATGCGCTTGATCTCATAGAAAAAGCTTGTGAATCGTTGGTTGCAAATATTCAAAAGCACTGA
- a CDS encoding gliding motility-associated C-terminal domain-containing protein, which produces MILRNSIFICFLLVFGYPNIDIHAKHIIGGDMYYECVLSDTSRKLVNFRVTMKLYRDCSNPEGALFDTDAKFGIYEKMSDGRFRFIKDISNINYLRPIVVIDPKANNPCLIVPRGVCVEEGTYQFVTGNLSMLSSGSYYISYQRCCRNETISNIIRPGEAGAALTLEITAEAQRLCNNSPLFKSFPPVVVCVNNPIEYDHSATDKEGDLVTYEFCTPLIAGGQDGTPGGRNSCFGVTPDPSSCLPPYLPVTFKAPLYSTIYPMAGNPLVTIDPITGIISGTPEVQGQYVVGVCIKEFRNGILLTETRRDFQFNVTYCEPKVFAKVQADSVMASGETYVLNSCGAFDVDFENRSTDVQFISSYLWEFDIQGLIQSDNNRNARFNFPQIGTYRGKMFVNKGTLCSDSLNILVNIFPEIHADYSYQYDTCVAGPIEFTDLSYSGSNNLISWNWNFSGEGSMSLQNPEFTFPTPGRKQIRLQVKDINGCLADTTLTIPYYPVPPLLIIDPDQTDGCSPLNVCLTNLSVPIDTSYTVIWDFGDGTSGKGLSPCHRYEAGGTYSLKLEVTSPIGCYTERNYNQLINVRQSPDAQFEINPDKINIFNPRVSITDQSTFATSRNWEINNSDRLTQAFFQYTFRDTGIQKIQLIANNINGCKDTLIKYIDVVPIVTYYLPNAFTPNGDANNDEFVGVGYTYGLSDFDLSVWDRWGSRVFQTNDPLVGWNGRKDNAGENLPNGVYVYTLKYKTPRGEPIENKGFATLIR; this is translated from the coding sequence ATGATTTTAAGAAATAGCATTTTTATTTGCTTTCTGTTGGTATTTGGTTATCCAAACATCGATATACATGCCAAGCATATTATTGGGGGAGATATGTATTACGAATGCGTTTTATCGGATACCTCCAGAAAACTGGTCAATTTCAGAGTTACCATGAAACTGTACAGGGATTGCAGCAATCCTGAAGGTGCTCTATTTGATACCGATGCCAAATTTGGGATTTATGAAAAAATGTCAGATGGTAGATTTCGATTTATTAAAGACATATCAAATATCAACTATTTAAGACCAATTGTGGTCATCGATCCCAAAGCCAATAATCCCTGCCTGATCGTACCGAGGGGTGTCTGTGTGGAAGAGGGCACGTATCAGTTCGTTACAGGAAACCTCAGCATGTTGTCTTCGGGTTCCTATTATATTTCATATCAAAGATGTTGCAGAAATGAGACCATAAGCAACATCATACGTCCTGGGGAAGCGGGTGCGGCCCTGACCTTGGAAATCACTGCCGAAGCCCAGCGTTTGTGCAATAACAGCCCTCTGTTCAAAAGTTTTCCTCCCGTTGTGGTCTGTGTGAATAATCCAATTGAATACGACCACTCAGCCACAGACAAGGAAGGGGATCTTGTAACTTATGAGTTTTGTACGCCCTTGATAGCCGGCGGACAAGATGGAACTCCCGGAGGCAGAAACAGCTGTTTTGGGGTTACGCCGGATCCGTCTTCCTGTTTACCCCCCTATTTGCCGGTTACATTTAAAGCGCCCCTGTATTCAACCATTTACCCTATGGCTGGAAATCCACTGGTGACCATAGATCCGATTACCGGTATCATCAGCGGAACTCCGGAGGTTCAAGGCCAATACGTGGTTGGAGTATGTATCAAAGAATTCAGAAATGGAATCCTGCTCACAGAAACCCGTCGTGATTTTCAGTTTAACGTGACGTATTGTGAGCCCAAAGTATTCGCTAAAGTACAAGCTGATTCAGTGATGGCCAGTGGCGAAACTTACGTTTTAAATTCTTGTGGCGCATTCGATGTCGATTTTGAGAATCGCAGTACCGATGTACAATTCATTTCGAGTTATCTGTGGGAGTTTGATATTCAGGGCCTTATTCAAAGCGATAACAATAGAAATGCCAGATTCAACTTTCCTCAGATCGGAACCTATCGGGGAAAAATGTTTGTAAATAAAGGAACATTATGCTCAGATTCACTGAATATACTGGTCAACATTTTTCCTGAAATCCATGCGGATTATTCATATCAGTACGATACCTGTGTTGCCGGGCCCATAGAGTTTACAGATCTATCTTATTCCGGGAGTAATAATTTGATATCCTGGAATTGGAATTTTTCCGGTGAAGGATCAATGTCACTTCAAAATCCGGAATTCACGTTTCCTACACCGGGTCGAAAACAAATTCGCTTACAAGTTAAAGATATCAATGGATGTTTGGCAGATACCACCCTTACCATACCGTATTATCCCGTTCCGCCATTGCTGATCATCGATCCGGATCAAACCGATGGATGTTCTCCATTAAATGTCTGTCTCACCAATCTATCAGTGCCCATTGATACCAGTTATACGGTGATATGGGATTTTGGAGATGGTACCAGTGGAAAAGGTTTATCGCCTTGTCACCGTTATGAGGCGGGTGGAACCTATTCATTGAAGCTGGAAGTAACCTCCCCGATCGGATGCTATACGGAAAGGAATTATAACCAGCTGATTAATGTTCGTCAATCGCCCGATGCTCAGTTTGAAATCAACCCCGATAAAATAAACATATTTAATCCACGAGTCAGCATTACCGATCAATCCACATTTGCTACTTCGCGTAATTGGGAAATCAACAATTCTGATCGGCTCACCCAGGCCTTTTTTCAATATACCTTTCGGGACACCGGAATTCAGAAAATTCAACTCATCGCCAACAACATCAATGGTTGCAAGGATACCTTGATCAAATATATCGATGTGGTGCCTATTGTAACTTATTATCTGCCCAATGCGTTCACACCCAATGGGGATGCAAACAATGATGAATTTGTTGGAGTGGGGTATACCTACGGACTGAGCGATTTCGATTTATCGGTATGGGATCGCTGGGGTTCCAGGGTGTTTCAGACCAATGATCCCCTGGTGGGATGGAACGGAAGGAAAGACAATGCAGGTGAAAATCTCCCCAATGGAGTATATGTCTATACCCTGAAATACAAAACTCCCAGAGGCGAACCCATTGAAAATAAGGGTTTTGCAACCTTAATTCGTTAA
- a CDS encoding threonylcarbamoyl-AMP synthase, whose protein sequence is MQLNPIEEAQMAANLLKQGKTLLYPTDTIWGIGCSIAFPDAILKIYEIKGRDVQKSPILLVSSLEMLNRYIVRIHPRIDTLLSLHERPLTVIYPKTKDLPDLVLAQDGSVAMRICKDPFCKAMIELTNEPLISTSANLSGQLSPGKFDEISDEIKQKVDYVVKHRQNDREYGLASTIIRYDPEGEIEVIRP, encoded by the coding sequence ATGCAATTAAACCCCATTGAAGAAGCACAAATGGCTGCAAATCTGCTCAAACAGGGAAAGACGCTCCTGTACCCCACAGATACGATTTGGGGGATCGGCTGTAGTATTGCGTTTCCCGATGCCATTCTAAAGATTTATGAAATCAAGGGAAGGGATGTCCAAAAATCGCCCATTCTGCTGGTCTCTTCATTGGAAATGTTAAACAGATACATCGTTAGGATCCATCCGAGAATAGATACCCTTCTCAGCTTACACGAGCGGCCGCTAACCGTCATTTACCCAAAAACAAAAGATCTCCCGGACCTGGTTCTGGCTCAGGATGGCTCGGTCGCTATGCGCATCTGTAAAGACCCTTTTTGCAAAGCCATGATCGAACTGACCAATGAACCTCTGATCTCCACTTCTGCCAATCTATCTGGTCAGTTGAGTCCGGGAAAGTTTGATGAAATCTCGGATGAGATTAAACAGAAAGTAGATTATGTTGTAAAACACCGGCAAAATGACCGGGAATATGGGTTAGCCAGTACCATCATCCGTTACGATCCGGAAGGGGAAATTGAAGTCATCCGGCCCTAA
- the rplS gene encoding 50S ribosomal protein L19: MELIKYVQDQLMDISRIPEFSPGDTIVVSYKIIEGNKERIQDFKGDVINIRGEGKNKTFTVRKVSSGVGVERIFPISSPNIAEIKLIKKGKVRRAKLFYLRGLSGKKARIKERNIGVREQAPAAE; encoded by the coding sequence ATGGAACTCATTAAATACGTACAGGATCAATTGATGGACATTAGCCGTATTCCGGAATTTTCACCGGGAGACACCATTGTGGTCAGTTACAAGATCATTGAAGGAAACAAGGAGCGTATTCAGGATTTCAAAGGCGACGTGATCAACATCCGCGGAGAAGGCAAAAACAAGACCTTTACAGTCAGAAAGGTATCCAGCGGGGTTGGTGTCGAAAGGATTTTTCCCATATCTTCTCCCAATATTGCCGAAATAAAATTGATCAAAAAGGGCAAGGTTCGCAGGGCAAAATTATTTTACCTAAGAGGCCTTTCAGGTAAAAAAGCAAGGATCAAGGAACGCAATATTGGAGTGAGAGAACAGGCTCCGGCTGCGGAATAG
- the miaB gene encoding tRNA (N6-isopentenyl adenosine(37)-C2)-methylthiotransferase MiaB, with the protein MLYSRNDSDQVLLPEERQGEVLVGTAEERMPFQKLFYIESYGCQMNFSDSEIVASILKDHGFSATSNPQQAELLLLNTCSIREKAEETIRKRLREFKALKKIQPRLQVGILGCMAERLKSKLLEEEKLVDLVVGPDAYRDLPNLIQSVDEGQKAVNVFLSREETYSDIAPLRLDSNGVSAFVSIMRGCDNMCSFCVVPFTRGRERSRDPRTIVDEVRQLSEQAYREVTLLGQNVDSYKWKNDHQDEVVDFAKLLALVAEVDPQMRIRFSTSHPKDISADVLHVMAAFDNICKYIHLPCQSGNSRILELMNRTYDREWYMRKIQDIYAVMPDCAISSDIIAGFCSETEEEHRDTLSLMEFSNFSMSYMFCYSERPGTLAAKKFADDIPLDVKKRRLNEIIALQNKMSLEHNLKDIGKTFEVLVEGKSKKSDLQWKGRNSQNKMIVFNDTGNIRKGDYVQVRVNNATSATLLGEVVN; encoded by the coding sequence ATGTTATACAGCCGGAATGATAGCGATCAAGTTCTCCTGCCCGAAGAAAGGCAGGGTGAGGTTTTAGTCGGAACTGCGGAAGAGCGTATGCCCTTCCAAAAGCTATTCTACATAGAAAGTTATGGTTGCCAGATGAATTTTTCGGATTCTGAGATCGTGGCCAGTATTTTGAAGGATCATGGCTTTTCGGCAACCAGCAATCCGCAACAAGCCGAGCTACTCCTGTTGAATACCTGCTCCATTCGCGAAAAAGCGGAAGAAACCATAAGAAAAAGATTGCGCGAATTCAAAGCTTTGAAAAAAATACAACCCCGGCTCCAGGTAGGAATTCTGGGTTGTATGGCAGAACGGCTAAAAAGTAAATTGCTGGAAGAAGAAAAACTGGTCGATCTGGTCGTGGGTCCGGATGCATACAGGGACCTTCCAAATCTTATTCAAAGCGTCGATGAAGGCCAGAAAGCCGTCAATGTATTTTTATCCAGAGAAGAAACCTATTCGGATATTGCTCCGCTCCGCCTCGACAGCAATGGTGTATCGGCATTTGTGTCGATCATGAGAGGTTGCGACAACATGTGTTCATTTTGTGTTGTGCCTTTTACCAGAGGACGAGAAAGAAGTCGCGACCCCCGTACCATCGTCGATGAAGTCCGCCAACTTTCAGAACAAGCTTACCGCGAGGTCACTTTGTTGGGACAAAATGTTGATTCTTACAAGTGGAAAAATGACCATCAGGATGAAGTAGTTGATTTTGCAAAACTGCTTGCTCTTGTTGCAGAAGTCGATCCTCAGATGAGGATCCGTTTTTCAACATCTCATCCGAAAGACATCAGTGCGGATGTGCTTCATGTGATGGCTGCATTTGACAATATCTGTAAATACATCCACCTGCCCTGTCAATCGGGAAACAGCAGAATCCTGGAACTGATGAACAGAACTTATGACCGCGAATGGTATATGCGTAAAATTCAGGATATCTATGCGGTGATGCCCGATTGTGCAATCTCTTCCGACATTATAGCTGGTTTTTGTTCCGAAACAGAAGAAGAACATCGCGATACTTTAAGCCTTATGGAGTTTTCGAATTTCAGCATGTCTTATATGTTTTGCTATTCAGAACGTCCGGGAACTCTCGCGGCTAAAAAATTTGCCGACGACATTCCTTTGGATGTCAAGAAAAGAAGACTGAATGAGATTATTGCCTTGCAAAACAAGATGAGTCTGGAACACAATCTGAAGGACATTGGTAAAACATTTGAAGTCCTTGTCGAGGGAAAATCAAAAAAATCTGATTTGCAATGGAAGGGGAGAAACTCGCAAAATAAAATGATCGTTTTTAATGATACCGGAAATATCCGAAAAGGAGATTATGTCCAGGTAAGAGTGAATAACGCTACAAGCGCAACCCTGCTTGGAGAAGTTGTAAATTGA
- a CDS encoding glutamine synthetase III: MSTNRSAALNLFLSRPKSPKERENKKISSYYAENVFTDNKMKSYLSHEAYKAYQQSLQNGQKISRDLADQIAAALKSWAMENGTTHYTHWFQPLTGSTAEKHDSFFTINSSGTALERFDGDALVQQEPDASSFPSGGLRATFEARGYSAWDPLSPAFIMDIAGSKTLCIPTVFISYTGEALDHKAPLLRSIEALDKAATGVARYFDRFVNKVTATLGWEQEYFLIDKAMYYARPDLMAGGRTIFGRSPAKGQQLEDHYFGAIPERVYAFMVDLEMECHKLGIPVRTRHNEVAPSQFECAPMFETCNIAVDHNQLLMDLMDRVARRHHLIVLLHEKPFAGINGSGKHNNWSMSTDTGTNLLGPGKTPRNNLLFLTFFVNTIKAVHDHADLLRASIAAESNDYRLGANEAPPAIISVFIGNYLTQVLEAIEKRVDHDLKEEEEQDLKLDIHKMIPDVMLDNTDRNRTSPFAFTGNKFEFRAVGSTANCADPMMVLNMIVANQLNDFKEKVDKHINAGEKKDSAILKELRVCIKSSKAILFEGDNYSDAWAKEAAKRGLPNIKTTPEALDAYVTKKAKKLFTENQILNEKEIEARHEIYLEKYIKKVHIEASLAEELCMNQILPACLRYQTDVLSNIKSAMEAGLNKSAVKTQSELVKIISINIDGVYDQLSKLRSEMDKHDKHKSTRNEAIHYCEKVKPLLQKIRDHVDHLELYVEDKYWPLPKYREILFNR; encoded by the coding sequence ATGTCAACCAACCGGAGCGCGGCCCTTAACCTGTTTTTATCCAGGCCCAAAAGCCCAAAAGAGCGGGAAAACAAAAAAATTTCGAGCTATTATGCCGAGAATGTTTTCACCGACAACAAGATGAAGTCTTATCTGTCACATGAAGCTTATAAAGCCTACCAGCAAAGCCTTCAAAACGGGCAAAAAATTTCGAGAGATCTGGCAGACCAAATAGCCGCCGCTTTGAAATCCTGGGCCATGGAAAACGGAACCACGCATTATACACACTGGTTTCAACCATTGACCGGAAGCACGGCAGAAAAGCACGATTCCTTTTTTACCATCAATTCATCGGGTACTGCCCTGGAGCGATTTGACGGCGATGCTTTGGTTCAGCAGGAACCCGATGCCTCTTCATTTCCAAGCGGAGGCTTGCGGGCAACTTTCGAAGCAAGGGGTTATTCTGCATGGGACCCGCTTTCACCCGCATTTATCATGGACATTGCCGGTTCTAAAACACTTTGTATCCCAACCGTATTCATTTCATATACTGGGGAAGCATTGGATCACAAGGCTCCTTTACTTCGTTCCATAGAAGCTCTGGACAAGGCTGCCACAGGAGTAGCCCGATATTTTGACAGGTTTGTCAACAAAGTGACCGCAACTTTAGGTTGGGAACAGGAATATTTTCTCATCGATAAAGCCATGTATTATGCTCGTCCGGACTTAATGGCCGGTGGAAGAACTATATTTGGAAGAAGTCCGGCGAAAGGTCAGCAGCTGGAAGATCACTATTTTGGCGCTATTCCCGAGCGCGTTTATGCATTCATGGTAGACCTCGAGATGGAATGTCATAAGCTTGGAATTCCTGTACGCACCAGACATAATGAAGTCGCACCAAGCCAGTTTGAATGCGCTCCCATGTTTGAGACCTGCAACATTGCTGTCGATCACAATCAATTGCTCATGGACCTGATGGACCGCGTAGCCCGCAGACATCACCTGATTGTTTTATTGCACGAAAAACCCTTTGCAGGAATTAACGGTTCGGGCAAACACAACAACTGGTCAATGAGCACCGATACCGGTACCAATCTTTTAGGTCCCGGAAAAACACCAAGGAACAATCTTCTTTTTCTTACTTTCTTCGTCAACACCATTAAAGCTGTGCACGACCATGCTGATTTATTAAGAGCAAGTATCGCCGCCGAAAGCAATGATTACCGCCTTGGTGCCAACGAAGCCCCTCCTGCTATCATTTCCGTTTTTATAGGAAATTATCTCACACAGGTGCTCGAAGCCATAGAAAAGAGAGTGGACCACGATCTCAAGGAAGAAGAAGAGCAAGACCTGAAATTAGATATTCACAAAATGATTCCGGATGTGATGTTGGACAACACCGATCGCAACAGGACTTCGCCATTTGCATTTACCGGAAATAAATTTGAATTCAGGGCTGTCGGTTCTACGGCCAATTGTGCAGACCCCATGATGGTATTGAACATGATCGTTGCGAATCAGCTCAATGATTTCAAAGAAAAAGTCGACAAACACATCAATGCCGGTGAGAAAAAAGATTCGGCAATACTTAAAGAACTTCGGGTTTGTATTAAGTCGAGCAAAGCCATTCTTTTCGAAGGCGATAATTATAGCGATGCCTGGGCTAAAGAGGCTGCCAAAAGAGGTTTGCCAAATATCAAAACGACTCCGGAAGCTTTGGATGCCTATGTAACCAAAAAAGCAAAAAAGCTTTTTACTGAAAATCAGATCCTCAATGAAAAAGAAATAGAAGCCCGCCATGAAATTTATCTGGAGAAATACATCAAGAAAGTACATATTGAGGCCAGCCTTGCTGAAGAATTATGCATGAATCAAATTCTTCCTGCTTGCCTTCGCTATCAAACCGATGTTTTGAGCAACATCAAATCTGCGATGGAAGCTGGCCTGAACAAATCCGCTGTCAAAACCCAATCGGAACTGGTCAAGATTATCAGCATCAACATTGACGGAGTCTATGATCAACTTTCAAAACTTCGCTCCGAAATGGATAAACATGATAAACATAAATCCACCAGGAATGAAGCCATTCATTATTGTGAAAAAGTTAAACCATTGTTGCAAAAAATCCGCGATCACGTAGACCATTTGGAATTGTATGTAGAAGACAAATACTGGCCATTGCCAAAATACAGGGAGATCTTGTTTAATAGATAA
- a CDS encoding MIP family channel protein, producing the protein MKKYLSECIGTFGLVFCGTGAIVINDISGGEIGHSGIAISFGLVVMTMIYAFGDISGAHLNPAVTIAFWFSGRFPGNQVFPYVMGQVCGALIASLLLKFLFPGQQYLGTTLPSGAPYQSFIMEIILSFLLMFVIMQVSTGSKEKGIVAGIAVGAVVLMEAMFAGPISGASMNPARSLAPAVVSGHMQHLWIYLLAPFIGALLAIFTCRCVREKECCPMPLSVCKQQ; encoded by the coding sequence ATGAAAAAATATCTATCGGAGTGTATTGGAACATTTGGACTTGTTTTTTGCGGCACCGGTGCGATTGTTATTAATGACATCAGCGGCGGAGAGATCGGCCATTCCGGGATTGCCATAAGTTTCGGATTGGTAGTGATGACAATGATTTATGCTTTTGGAGATATTTCCGGTGCACATCTCAATCCGGCTGTTACCATTGCTTTTTGGTTTTCAGGCCGATTCCCCGGAAACCAGGTCTTCCCCTATGTTATGGGGCAGGTCTGCGGAGCACTCATCGCCAGTTTACTTCTGAAATTTCTGTTCCCCGGGCAACAATATCTCGGAACAACTTTGCCGTCTGGTGCTCCATATCAATCTTTCATCATGGAGATCATTCTTTCGTTTTTGCTCATGTTTGTCATTATGCAGGTTTCAACCGGATCTAAAGAAAAGGGAATTGTTGCGGGCATTGCAGTAGGAGCGGTTGTTCTCATGGAAGCCATGTTTGCAGGTCCGATATCCGGGGCTTCCATGAATCCGGCGCGATCTTTAGCTCCTGCAGTCGTTTCCGGACATATGCAGCATTTGTGGATTTATCTGCTTGCCCCATTTATCGGTGCTTTGTTGGCAATTTTTACTTGCAGGTGTGTCAGAGAAAAAGAATGCTGTCCGATGCCTCTTTCAGTTTGTAAACAACAATAA
- a CDS encoding glycosyltransferase family 2 protein: MTGTHPLSAVIITFNEARNIGRCLKSLRDVADDILVVDSFSSDNTIEIAKSYGARVIQNKFEGYIQQKNFANSQALNDFILSLDADEELDDKLRSEIVKIKANSRADAYALNRLTNYCGRWVRHCWYPDYNIRLYNRCQGKWTGNTPHEWFQLNQEGSLVPKLKGNILHYSYYTVKDHFRKVEFYTDLAAKSLHEKNKSAKAFQLLINPFWTFLKMYFFKMGFLDGRSGLQICGISAYASYLKYKKLLALQRLQ, from the coding sequence ATCACCGGAACACATCCACTTTCTGCAGTCATCATTACTTTTAATGAAGCCCGGAATATTGGCAGATGTTTGAAATCTTTGCGCGATGTAGCTGATGATATTTTGGTGGTGGATTCATTTAGTTCTGACAATACGATTGAGATTGCAAAATCATATGGAGCCCGTGTGATCCAGAATAAATTTGAAGGTTACATCCAACAGAAAAATTTCGCCAACAGTCAGGCGCTTAACGATTTTATCTTATCGCTGGATGCCGACGAAGAACTGGATGACAAGCTCCGGTCAGAGATCGTGAAAATAAAAGCGAATTCCCGTGCAGATGCTTATGCTTTAAACCGATTGACCAATTATTGCGGTCGTTGGGTCAGGCATTGCTGGTATCCCGATTACAATATCAGGCTTTATAACAGATGCCAGGGAAAATGGACCGGCAACACGCCTCATGAGTGGTTTCAACTTAATCAAGAAGGGAGCTTAGTCCCAAAACTGAAGGGAAATATTCTCCATTACAGTTATTACACGGTGAAAGATCATTTCAGGAAAGTAGAATTTTATACAGATCTTGCTGCCAAATCCTTGCATGAGAAAAATAAATCGGCAAAAGCTTTTCAGCTCCTGATCAACCCTTTTTGGACATTCTTGAAAATGTACTTTTTCAAAATGGGTTTTTTAGATGGGAGAAGTGGATTGCAGATTTGTGGAATTTCAGCCTATGCAAGTTATCTGAAATATAAAAAACTACTTGCGTTGCAAAGACTTCAATAA
- a CDS encoding arsenate reductase ArsC: MKHLLFVCVENSNRSQMAEAFVKMHAASEIRSYSAGSNPSGVINPKAIASMKELGYDLMAHDSKSLDDIPQIQFDVLVGMGCGDKCPFVPAKLRIEWDIPDPKNMDPDQFRMVRDLIEEKVKELLAEL, encoded by the coding sequence TTGAAACATCTATTATTCGTCTGCGTCGAAAATTCTAACAGGAGCCAAATGGCAGAGGCTTTTGTTAAAATGCATGCGGCTTCCGAAATCAGATCCTACAGCGCCGGTTCAAATCCGTCTGGTGTAATCAATCCCAAGGCTATTGCATCCATGAAAGAGCTTGGTTACGATCTTATGGCCCATGACTCAAAATCACTGGATGATATCCCACAAATTCAATTCGACGTGTTGGTGGGAATGGGTTGTGGAGACAAATGCCCTTTTGTTCCAGCCAAATTGCGGATCGAATGGGATATTCCAGATCCTAAAAATATGGATCCCGATCAATTCAGGATGGTGAGGGATCTAATCGAAGAAAAGGTGAAAGAATTGCTGGCTGAACTGTAA
- a CDS encoding CoA-binding protein has product MSETKKTIVLGASTNPERSVYKAIFHLKNAGHEIILIGKTPGEVHGVPIQTDRSLHKDVDTITLYLNSKHQEQWYSYILALQPRRLIFNPGAENSELSNLANQHGIQTEEACTMVLVQTGQY; this is encoded by the coding sequence ATGAGCGAAACTAAAAAGACGATTGTATTGGGGGCTAGCACCAATCCTGAAAGAAGTGTTTACAAGGCTATTTTCCATTTAAAGAACGCCGGGCATGAAATCATCCTCATTGGCAAAACTCCCGGGGAAGTTCATGGAGTGCCTATCCAAACCGACCGGAGTCTTCATAAGGATGTTGATACCATAACGCTCTATCTCAATTCAAAGCATCAGGAACAATGGTATTCTTATATTTTAGCGCTGCAACCGCGAAGATTGATTTTTAATCCCGGAGCGGAGAATTCTGAACTCAGTAATTTAGCAAACCAGCATGGCATCCAAACAGAAGAAGCCTGCACCATGGTCCTGGTTCAAACCGGTCAATATTGA